A portion of the Streptomyces coeruleoprunus genome contains these proteins:
- a CDS encoding LCP family protein, whose product MNDWPEGWSDDRNARHGRGADAQPEGARVMRHVRPGSVPPQQRQGYEDSYGQTPAYDSGYNTGQVYGTPQRGGGHGGHGGHGAPPMPSGTPRPAPNWGRRIKIGSITLATVLVVTTVGTYFWADGKVRREVDLSKVIERPQEGDCTTYLIVGSDSREGMTAEDKQRLHTGSADGKRTDSMMILAACSSGNTMISLPRDSDVEIPTFVGSESGKTFKGTGRRVKLNAAYAEDGPELLVRTVEYNTGLRIDHYAEIGFAGFANIVDALGGVEMNIEKGFKDKKSGADFKAGKQTLDGEQALAFVRTRYAFAESDLARTKNQQKFLAALANQAATPGTILNPFKLYPTLSAGLDTLIVDKDMSLFDLGEMFFAMKGVNSGDGKSMNMPVSGSRGGNLVWDKAKVQQLVKQIQNDEKVTVTSDR is encoded by the coding sequence ATGAATGACTGGCCTGAAGGATGGTCCGACGACCGTAACGCTCGCCACGGCCGGGGCGCGGACGCGCAGCCCGAGGGAGCCCGGGTGATGCGCCATGTGCGCCCCGGCTCGGTGCCGCCCCAGCAGCGGCAGGGGTACGAGGACTCCTACGGCCAGACCCCCGCGTACGACAGCGGGTACAACACCGGACAGGTGTACGGCACGCCCCAGCGCGGCGGCGGCCACGGAGGACACGGCGGCCACGGCGCGCCCCCGATGCCGTCGGGCACCCCGCGCCCCGCGCCGAACTGGGGGCGCCGGATAAAGATCGGTTCGATCACGCTGGCGACCGTCCTGGTCGTCACGACGGTCGGCACGTACTTCTGGGCCGACGGCAAGGTGCGCCGCGAGGTGGACCTCTCCAAGGTCATCGAGCGCCCGCAGGAGGGCGACTGCACCACGTACCTGATCGTGGGCTCGGACAGCCGCGAGGGCATGACCGCCGAGGACAAGCAGCGCCTGCACACCGGCTCGGCCGACGGCAAGCGCACGGACTCGATGATGATCCTCGCCGCGTGCAGCAGCGGGAACACGATGATCTCGCTGCCCCGTGACTCGGACGTGGAGATCCCGACGTTCGTCGGCTCGGAGTCCGGCAAGACGTTCAAGGGGACGGGCCGGCGGGTGAAGCTGAACGCCGCGTACGCCGAGGACGGCCCCGAGCTGCTGGTGCGGACGGTGGAGTACAACACCGGGCTGCGCATCGACCACTACGCGGAGATCGGCTTCGCCGGCTTCGCGAACATCGTGGACGCGCTCGGCGGTGTCGAGATGAACATCGAGAAGGGCTTCAAGGACAAGAAGTCGGGCGCCGACTTCAAGGCCGGCAAGCAGACCCTCGACGGCGAGCAGGCCCTCGCCTTCGTCCGCACCCGGTACGCCTTCGCCGAGTCGGACCTGGCCCGGACGAAGAACCAGCAGAAGTTCCTGGCGGCGCTGGCCAACCAGGCGGCGACGCCGGGCACGATCCTCAACCCGTTCAAGCTGTACCCGACGCTGAGCGCGGGCCTGGACACCTTGATCGTCGACAAGGACATGTCGCTGTTCGACCTGGGCGAGATGTTCTTCGCGATGAAGGGCGTCAACAGCGGCGACGGCAAGTCCATGAACATGCCGGTCTCGGGCAGCCGCGGCGGCAACCTCGTCTGGGACAAGGCGAAGGTGCAGCAGCTGGTGAAGCAGATCCAGAACGACGAGAAGGTGACGGTCACCTCGGACCGCTGA
- a CDS encoding acyl-CoA thioesterase, translating into MTDQSTLEGKPTSASRTTLSHIMTGSDTNLLGTVHGGVIMKLVDDAAGAVAGRHSGGPAVTASMDEMVFLEPVRVGDLVHVKAQVNWTGRSSMEVGVRVLAERWNESTPATQVGSAYLVFAAVDADGKPRPVPPVIPETERDKRRYQEAQIRRTHRLARRRAIKELRERRAAEGIDD; encoded by the coding sequence ATGACAGATCAGTCCACGCTCGAGGGCAAGCCCACCTCGGCGTCCCGCACCACGCTCAGCCACATCATGACCGGCAGTGACACCAACCTCCTCGGGACGGTGCACGGCGGCGTGATCATGAAGTTGGTGGACGACGCGGCGGGAGCGGTCGCCGGCCGCCACTCCGGCGGGCCCGCGGTCACCGCGTCCATGGACGAGATGGTCTTCCTGGAGCCGGTCAGGGTGGGCGACCTGGTGCATGTGAAGGCCCAGGTCAACTGGACCGGCCGGTCCTCCATGGAGGTCGGCGTCCGGGTCCTGGCCGAGCGCTGGAACGAGTCCACGCCGGCCACGCAGGTCGGCTCCGCCTACCTGGTGTTCGCCGCCGTCGACGCCGACGGCAAGCCGCGGCCCGTACCGCCGGTGATCCCCGAGACGGAACGCGACAAGCGCCGCTACCAGGAGGCCCAGATCCGCCGCACCCACCGTCTGGCCCGCCGCCGCGCCATCAAGGAACTCCGCGAACGCCGAGCCGCGGAGGGCATCGACGACTGA
- a CDS encoding LCP family protein: protein MRVATTLSVLVLGAGGIGHALVTSLDTGIDRVDPFRDMKNRPKPGHGTNILLVGTDGRDKITAEDRRRYRLGGAPCHCTDTIMLVHVSEDRRRASLVSLPRDSYAEMPEHTDATTGKRHAAHPVRLNAAYAEGGPSLTVRTVEHMTGVKIDHYLEVDFTSFMRTVDAVGGVEICTARPMKDPYSGLDLPAGTHRLDGGKALQYVRSRHVDGASDLGRMQRQQRFVAALIDRATSNGVLLNPVRFQEVVASAAGSVRASQGFGTEEMLALAKAMRGFTTASSEFTSVPVGAVAHQAKGIGSTVKWDPVKAKRLFEAIREDRPLTKPAARRAAPGPRKKLVAVAPQQVRVQVYNGTRLDGLGARVDAALRATGFLTTRTPYNADRRDVKRTVVAYDPRWDRSAKSLATALPGSVLRAVPGQGPLLKVTAGTDFTSVVPVRAEDAPRPRQKDGYAAVTGDQVVCP from the coding sequence ATGCGGGTGGCGACGACCCTGTCGGTGCTGGTCCTGGGCGCGGGCGGGATCGGGCACGCGCTGGTGACGAGCCTGGACACGGGGATCGACCGGGTCGACCCGTTCCGGGACATGAAGAACCGCCCCAAGCCGGGGCACGGCACGAACATCCTGCTGGTCGGCACCGACGGGCGCGACAAGATCACCGCGGAGGACCGGCGGCGCTACCGGCTGGGCGGCGCGCCCTGCCACTGCACGGACACGATCATGCTGGTGCACGTGTCGGAGGACCGCAGGCGGGCGAGCCTGGTGTCGCTCCCCCGCGACTCGTACGCCGAGATGCCCGAGCACACGGACGCGACGACCGGCAAGCGGCACGCGGCGCACCCGGTGCGGCTGAACGCGGCGTACGCGGAGGGCGGGCCCTCGCTCACCGTGCGGACCGTGGAGCACATGACGGGCGTGAAGATCGACCACTACCTGGAGGTCGACTTCACCAGCTTCATGCGCACGGTCGACGCGGTGGGCGGTGTCGAGATCTGTACGGCCCGCCCCATGAAGGACCCGTACAGCGGCCTCGACCTGCCGGCCGGCACGCACCGGCTGGACGGCGGCAAGGCGCTGCAGTACGTGCGGTCGCGGCACGTCGACGGGGCGTCCGACCTGGGGCGGATGCAGCGGCAGCAGCGGTTCGTGGCCGCGCTGATCGACCGGGCGACCAGCAACGGGGTGCTGCTCAACCCGGTGCGGTTCCAGGAGGTCGTCGCGTCCGCGGCGGGCTCGGTGCGGGCGTCGCAGGGGTTCGGTACGGAGGAGATGCTGGCGCTGGCGAAGGCGATGCGCGGGTTCACGACGGCGTCGTCCGAGTTCACGTCGGTGCCGGTCGGGGCGGTCGCCCACCAGGCCAAGGGCATCGGGTCGACGGTGAAGTGGGACCCCGTGAAGGCGAAGCGGCTGTTCGAGGCGATCCGCGAGGACCGGCCGCTCACGAAGCCGGCGGCGCGGCGGGCGGCCCCGGGACCCCGCAAGAAGCTGGTCGCCGTGGCGCCGCAGCAGGTGCGGGTGCAGGTGTACAACGGCACGCGGCTGGACGGGCTGGGGGCCCGGGTCGACGCGGCGCTGCGGGCGACGGGCTTCCTCACGACGCGGACGCCGTACAACGCGGACCGGCGGGACGTGAAGCGGACGGTCGTCGCGTACGACCCGCGCTGGGACCGCTCGGCGAAGTCGCTGGCGACGGCGCTGCCGGGGAGCGTGCTGCGGGCCGTGCCGGGGCAGGGACCGCTGCTGAAGGTGACGGCGGGCACGGATTTCACGTCCGTGGTGCCGGTGCGGGCGGAGGACGCGCCGCGGCCGCGCCAGAAGGACGGGTACGCGGCGGTCACGGGCGACCAGGTGGTCTGCCCGTAG
- a CDS encoding glycosyltransferase family 2 protein: MPLPPVSVIMPVLNEERHLRDSVRHILEQEYDGEMEVVIALGPSTDRTDEIAAELVREDPRVTTVPNPTGRTPAALNAAIKASRHPIVVRVDGHGMLSPNYIATAVRLLEETGAQNVGGIMHAEGENDWEHAVAAAMTSKIGVGNAAFHTGGEAGPAETVYLGVFRREALEQQGGYNEEFIRAQDWELNFRIREAGGLIWFSPELRVQYRPRPSVRALAKQYKDYGRWRHVVARYHQGSINLRYLAPPTALCAIAAGLVVGATLTPLGFVVPGGYLAAIVLGSVPAGRGLPLKARVQIPVALATMHMSWGFGFLTSPRSLARKVIASRRPAVPANS; this comes from the coding sequence ATGCCCCTGCCCCCCGTCTCCGTGATCATGCCGGTCCTCAACGAGGAGCGGCATCTGCGCGACTCGGTCCGCCACATCCTCGAGCAGGAGTACGACGGCGAGATGGAGGTCGTGATCGCGCTCGGCCCGTCCACGGACCGTACGGACGAGATCGCCGCCGAGCTGGTCCGGGAGGACCCCCGGGTCACCACCGTCCCCAACCCCACGGGCCGTACACCCGCCGCGCTGAACGCCGCGATCAAGGCGTCGCGTCACCCGATCGTGGTGCGCGTCGACGGGCACGGCATGCTCTCGCCGAACTACATCGCCACCGCGGTCCGGCTCCTGGAGGAGACCGGCGCGCAGAACGTCGGCGGCATCATGCACGCCGAGGGCGAGAACGACTGGGAGCACGCGGTCGCCGCCGCCATGACCTCGAAGATCGGTGTGGGGAACGCCGCCTTCCACACGGGCGGGGAGGCCGGCCCGGCCGAGACCGTCTACCTGGGCGTGTTCCGCCGTGAGGCGCTGGAGCAACAGGGCGGCTACAACGAGGAGTTCATCCGCGCCCAGGACTGGGAGCTGAACTTCCGCATCCGCGAGGCGGGCGGACTGATCTGGTTCTCGCCCGAGCTGAGGGTCCAGTACCGCCCCCGGCCCAGCGTCCGCGCCCTGGCCAAGCAGTACAAGGACTACGGCCGTTGGCGCCATGTGGTGGCCCGCTACCACCAGGGCTCCATCAACCTGCGCTACCTGGCCCCGCCGACCGCCCTGTGCGCCATCGCGGCCGGTCTGGTGGTCGGCGCCACGCTCACCCCGCTGGGCTTCGTCGTCCCGGGCGGCTACCTCGCGGCGATCGTCCTGGGCTCCGTCCCGGCCGGCAGGGGACTGCCGCTGAAGGCCCGGGTCCAGATCCCGGTGGCGCTGGCCACGATGCACATGTCGTGGGGCTTCGGCTTCCTCACCAGCCCGCGTTCGCTGGCGAGGAAGGTCATCGCGAGCCGCCGTCCCGCGGTGCCGGCGAACAGCTGA